The genomic stretch CTCGCCTCCGACGAGGCGAGCTACATCAGCGGGTCGACGATCGCCGTCACCGGCGGTAAGCCGATCCTCTGACCCCCCTCCGGCAGGGCAGCACTCGCCCGCAGGATTCCGCGATAGGTTTTTGCAGGTGAGCGTCCATATACGCAGCATCGAGACGGCGGTGCCGGGCACGGTCCTGCACCAGCCGGAGGCCCGCGATCTCTTCGCGTCCCAACCCGCAATGACCCGCCTCGGGTCCCGCCTGATCGGCGCGGCCTTCGGCGCGTCCGGGATCGACACCCGCAGCACGGTGGTCGACGAACTCGACCGGGTCCCACGGGAGGGCGAGAGCGTCTTCTACGACACCGCGTCGAACCGGGTGCTCAACCCAGGGACGGCAGCGCGCAACGCCGTCTACACCGAGCGCGCCCCCGATCTCTTCACGGAGGCGGCCCGCCGCGCCCTCGACGCCGCATCAATGAGCGCCGAGGACGTCACGCATGTGGTCACCGTCTCGTGCACCGGCTTCTACGCTCCCGGGCCGGACTACCAGCTCGTGCGCCGCCTAGACCTCGCTGCGTCGACACAGCGCTTCCACCTCGGCTTCATGGGCTGCTACGGCGCCTTTCCCGGACTCCGCGCCGCTCGTCAGTTCTGCGAGGCCGATCCGGAGGCGGTGGTCCTCGTCGTCGCGGTGGAGCTGTGCAGCATCCACCTCACCAGCTCGAACGACCCGGAGCAGATCGTCGCGACCTCCGTCTTCGCCGACGGTGCAGCAGCGGCCGTCGTCACCGCCCGCGAGGCCGCACCGGGTACCGCGGTGCTCGAGCTCGACGCGCTCGCCACGACGCTCACCGACGAGGGCGAGACCGAGATGGCGTGGACGATCGGTGACCACGGCTTCACGATGCGGCTGAGCACGTACGTGCCCTCGATCATCGGCGCGAACATCGAGGCGGCTGTCGCCCCGCTGCTCGCGGACGCCGGGGTCGAGCGCAGCGGCGTGCAGCGCTGGGCCATCCACCCCGGCGGGCGCAGCATCCTCGACAAGGTGCAGTCCTCACTCGCGCTGAGCGACGAGCAGCTGGCGCCGTCGCGGGAGGTGCTGCGCACCAACGGCAACATGTCGAGCGCGACGGTCCTCTTCATCCTGCGGCGCCTGCTGCACGGCGAGGCTGTCGACGGCGAGCGGATCGGCGCGATGGCGTTCGGCCCCGGCCTCACCGTCGAGCTCGCGCTGCTGACCAAGCGGGGTGGGGAGTGACTCCGCGCGCGCCTCTCGCACCAAGCCTGCGCCAGCGCGAGGTCTGGGAGCAGGAGCTGATGGACGACCCGAACTGCGACCGGGCCCTCCTCGACGCGACCTACGCCCGCTTCGGCACAGTGAACCGGCTTGTCTCGGGCTGGCGGAACCTCTACCGCTCGCGGGTGCGCCCGCTGCTGCGCCACGATGCGCCGTTCCGCCTGCTCGACATCGGCTCCGGAGGCGGCGACGTCGCCCGCTCCCTGGCGGCGTGGGCCCGCGACGACGACCTGCGCCTGACGATCACCGCCGTCGATCCGGACGAGCGCGCCTGCGC from Rathayibacter rathayi encodes the following:
- a CDS encoding type III polyketide synthase; protein product: MSVHIRSIETAVPGTVLHQPEARDLFASQPAMTRLGSRLIGAAFGASGIDTRSTVVDELDRVPREGESVFYDTASNRVLNPGTAARNAVYTERAPDLFTEAARRALDAASMSAEDVTHVVTVSCTGFYAPGPDYQLVRRLDLAASTQRFHLGFMGCYGAFPGLRAARQFCEADPEAVVLVVAVELCSIHLTSSNDPEQIVATSVFADGAAAAVVTAREAAPGTAVLELDALATTLTDEGETEMAWTIGDHGFTMRLSTYVPSIIGANIEAAVAPLLADAGVERSGVQRWAIHPGGRSILDKVQSSLALSDEQLAPSREVLRTNGNMSSATVLFILRRLLHGEAVDGERIGAMAFGPGLTVELALLTKRGGE